One Methanolobus sp. WCC4 DNA segment encodes these proteins:
- the smc gene encoding chromosome segregation protein SMC — protein sequence MHIKELEFINFKSFGKKVKIPFFDGFTTISGPNGSGKSNIIDGILFVLGLSSSRTLRAEKLTDLIYNGEGSKKPDFAQVTIRFDNTDREMPFDADEISITRKIRETDSGYYSYFYFNGKAVSLGEVHNYLSKARVTPEGYNVVMQGDVTRIINMTPTERRKIIDEIAGVAEFDSKRDRALSELDIVRERVERVDIIIEEVGQQLGKLKTERDQALKYQSLKEEKMKFEGFVLLAKLKDAKTELLSVADDILAKEEVLGKLELDLETKRLDVEKLEQELEEMTLNIQRMGEDEQIRIKKEIEGIRGEVSRCVDTIELSEKEMEDVESRRRKIFVEIDEIKGKIEELDSSISEETMRKENILAEMSERKTERMILQSKIADVDAKFAQTRDELSTLRSKLETVKDEKNELMRQEDRLLDSLRRKSAEVRDIESEIADAKSKAESSDSDTKSVEYDIEKLNEKIDVLTKDIDDLENNRSQLKTIVKEFEEELRKHQNDYARIEMRVRAAEDHSKYSKAVDMVMNEKKHHGLPGIYGTIAELGSVDQKYSNALGIAAGGRMQSIVVETDEDASRAISFLKQRRGGRATFLPLNKMEARRPYKDLSDREGVIGYAMDLVDFDRKFEAAFWNVFRDTLVVDTLTNARRLMGGLRMVTLEGEVIEKSGAMVGGSQPQSSGLSFAASEKDKLVKIAEKLTELDSKRANAIKKLDQVEGHISQINREIHEHDKEISRKQVQLDEIEGRGERLTQLIESKGQELTAIEESRKELREEMDRTVTQKQEKEELVISLEKDIEVLEKKLAGSEVPELNRQAEQLDEELRRLDGRVRDIDSTLNALQLNHDNATSKIEDNRELIKTMDENKANHKQRVADLKAKISELEGSLKEKQQREEELAEELKELQQERVRLHDEHAAVKKEYEKIRVRFDDGNRQMMALNATKEALDEQVTELAEEIQRRGIEESEEVPNYETVRTRIASIEKAMERLEPVNMRAIDEYDEVEGRLDELVTRRDTLSTEREQILERIKQYEQLKKDTFMEAYDGINGPFKEIFNELSDGIGELVLDNYDDPFAGGMTLKAQPKEKTLQRLEAMSGGEKSLTALSFVFAIQQYRPAPFYAFDEIDMFLDGANAGKVAQRVKKAVANAQFIVVSLRKPMIEAAERTIGVAMQENNITSITGVKLR from the coding sequence GTGCATATCAAGGAACTTGAGTTCATAAACTTCAAATCTTTCGGGAAAAAGGTAAAGATACCTTTTTTTGATGGTTTCACAACCATCTCCGGTCCGAACGGCAGTGGTAAATCCAACATCATAGATGGTATCCTCTTTGTGCTCGGTCTTTCCAGTTCAAGGACACTGAGGGCTGAAAAGCTCACTGACCTTATCTACAACGGTGAAGGCTCCAAAAAACCTGACTTTGCACAGGTAACCATCCGTTTCGACAATACGGACCGTGAGATGCCATTCGATGCCGACGAGATCTCCATCACAAGGAAGATCCGCGAGACAGATTCCGGCTATTACAGTTATTTCTATTTCAATGGCAAGGCAGTGAGCCTTGGCGAAGTTCACAATTATCTTTCGAAGGCCCGTGTGACCCCCGAGGGCTATAACGTTGTGATGCAGGGAGATGTCACACGCATCATCAACATGACACCCACAGAAAGACGTAAGATCATCGATGAGATCGCAGGTGTGGCCGAGTTCGACAGTAAGAGGGACAGGGCACTCAGCGAGCTTGATATCGTGCGTGAGAGGGTGGAGAGGGTAGACATAATCATAGAAGAGGTCGGTCAGCAGCTCGGTAAGTTGAAGACCGAACGTGACCAGGCTCTCAAATACCAGTCCCTTAAAGAAGAGAAGATGAAGTTCGAGGGTTTTGTGTTGCTTGCAAAGCTCAAGGATGCAAAGACCGAACTTCTTTCCGTTGCCGATGATATCCTCGCCAAGGAGGAGGTCCTTGGTAAGCTGGAACTTGACCTTGAGACCAAACGTCTTGATGTGGAGAAGCTTGAGCAGGAACTCGAGGAGATGACCCTCAACATCCAGAGGATGGGTGAGGACGAGCAGATCCGCATAAAGAAGGAAATAGAGGGCATCAGGGGTGAGGTGTCAAGGTGTGTCGATACCATCGAGCTTTCAGAAAAGGAGATGGAAGATGTCGAATCAAGGCGAAGGAAGATCTTCGTTGAGATCGATGAGATAAAAGGTAAGATCGAGGAACTCGATTCCAGTATCTCCGAAGAGACAATGAGGAAGGAGAATATCCTTGCCGAGATGTCCGAGCGCAAGACCGAGCGCATGATCCTCCAGAGCAAGATCGCTGATGTGGATGCGAAGTTCGCCCAGACAAGGGATGAGCTCAGCACCCTCAGGTCAAAGCTCGAGACCGTTAAGGATGAGAAGAACGAACTGATGCGTCAGGAGGACCGTCTTCTTGATTCACTGAGAAGGAAGTCCGCAGAGGTAAGGGACATCGAAAGCGAGATCGCTGATGCGAAGTCAAAGGCTGAATCCTCTGACAGTGACACGAAGTCCGTTGAATATGATATAGAGAAGCTCAATGAGAAGATAGATGTCCTGACAAAGGATATCGATGACCTTGAGAACAACCGTTCCCAGTTAAAGACCATTGTAAAGGAATTCGAGGAAGAGCTTCGAAAGCACCAGAATGATTATGCAAGGATCGAGATGCGTGTGCGTGCCGCAGAGGACCACAGCAAGTATTCCAAAGCGGTTGACATGGTGATGAACGAGAAGAAGCACCACGGTCTGCCGGGAATATACGGAACCATCGCAGAACTTGGTAGTGTGGACCAGAAGTATTCCAATGCTCTGGGCATCGCTGCCGGTGGGCGTATGCAGTCAATCGTTGTCGAGACTGACGAGGATGCCTCAAGGGCCATATCCTTCCTTAAACAGAGAAGGGGAGGGAGAGCTACATTCCTGCCACTGAACAAGATGGAAGCCCGCAGGCCATATAAGGATCTTTCTGACAGGGAGGGTGTGATCGGCTATGCGATGGACCTTGTTGATTTTGACAGGAAGTTCGAGGCTGCATTCTGGAATGTCTTCAGGGACACACTTGTCGTTGATACACTTACCAATGCCCGCCGTCTTATGGGAGGCTTAAGGATGGTCACCCTTGAAGGGGAGGTCATTGAGAAGAGCGGTGCAATGGTCGGTGGATCCCAGCCGCAGAGTTCAGGTCTTTCATTTGCTGCTTCCGAGAAGGACAAGCTCGTGAAGATCGCTGAGAAGTTGACCGAGCTCGATTCAAAGCGTGCCAATGCGATCAAGAAACTGGACCAGGTGGAAGGTCATATCTCACAGATCAACCGTGAGATCCATGAGCATGACAAGGAGATATCCAGGAAGCAGGTACAGCTCGATGAGATAGAAGGCAGAGGCGAGCGCCTTACCCAGCTCATTGAGTCAAAGGGTCAGGAACTGACTGCTATCGAGGAGTCCCGCAAGGAACTCAGGGAAGAGATGGACAGGACCGTTACCCAGAAGCAGGAGAAAGAAGAGCTTGTTATCTCACTTGAGAAGGACATCGAGGTCCTCGAGAAGAAGCTTGCAGGTTCTGAGGTACCTGAACTCAACAGGCAGGCAGAACAGCTCGATGAGGAACTGAGACGTCTGGATGGTCGTGTAAGGGATATAGATTCCACATTGAATGCACTCCAGCTCAATCATGATAATGCGACCTCGAAGATCGAGGACAACAGGGAACTCATCAAGACCATGGATGAGAACAAGGCCAATCATAAGCAGCGTGTAGCTGATCTCAAGGCTAAGATATCTGAACTGGAGGGAAGCCTTAAGGAGAAACAGCAGCGTGAGGAAGAGCTTGCAGAGGAACTGAAGGAACTCCAGCAGGAGCGTGTCCGTCTCCATGACGAGCATGCTGCTGTGAAGAAGGAATATGAGAAGATAAGGGTCAGGTTCGATGACGGCAACCGTCAGATGATGGCCCTGAACGCTACAAAGGAAGCCCTCGATGAGCAGGTTACAGAACTTGCAGAGGAGATTCAGAGGCGTGGTATCGAGGAATCCGAGGAAGTCCCTAATTATGAGACGGTCCGCACAAGGATAGCTTCGATCGAGAAGGCAATGGAGCGCCTTGAGCCTGTCAATATGCGTGCCATCGATGAGTACGATGAGGTTGAGGGCAGGCTCGATGAACTGGTTACCAGGCGTGATACCCTGTCCACGGAGAGGGAGCAGATCCTTGAGCGCATAAAACAGTATGAGCAGCTCAAGAAAGATACCTTCATGGAGGCCTATGACGGTATCAATGGACCGTTCAAGGAGATATTCAATGAGCTTTCTGACGGCATAGGTGAGCTGGTACTTGATAATTATGATGATCCATTTGCAGGCGGTATGACACTGAAAGCACAGCCAAAGGAAAAGACACTGCAGCGTCTGGAAGCGATGTCTGGAGGAGAGAAGAGTCTCACTGCCCTGTCATTCGTGTTCGCTATCCAGCAGTACAGGCCTGCACCGTTCTATGCATTCGATGAGATCGATATGTTCCTTGATGGTGCCAATGCAGGCAAGGTTGCCCAGCGTGTCAAAAAGGCGGTCGCCAATGCACAGTTCATTGTCGTCTCCCTGAGAAAACCGATGATAGAGGCTGCAGAGCGCACGATCGGTGTTGCTATGCAGGAAAACAACATTACAAGCATTACGGGTGTGAAATTACGTTGA
- a CDS encoding ScpA family protein, which produces MNEIAEDMEVVQAVDIAGATGVSLPCTIDPQFIETLRGLGVAEDHLEFQEDVLSEPVEILMNLAKDGAINPWDIDIVNVTDMFLERIEVMEMLDLRLSGRTLLYAAILLRMKSTGIVQEEEEEECFDMFDDELDLYEVDEYPIPKLPIRRRATRPVTLQELIVELRKAEKVETRRKDRKTHRKLEERSAVTTDEVLGIAHEEDILGRVRDMDEMLTESFRENECIMLSDLMTDDRSENIMTYVSLLFLATDKKVWLTQKELFGELYVYPAEHDIRAV; this is translated from the coding sequence TTGAACGAAATAGCAGAAGACATGGAAGTGGTCCAGGCAGTGGATATTGCCGGGGCTACAGGTGTTTCACTACCATGCACCATCGACCCGCAGTTCATTGAGACACTGAGAGGACTCGGTGTCGCTGAGGATCATCTTGAGTTCCAGGAGGATGTTCTCAGCGAGCCTGTGGAGATCCTTATGAACCTTGCAAAGGATGGTGCTATCAATCCATGGGATATCGATATCGTCAATGTGACAGACATGTTCCTCGAACGCATCGAAGTGATGGAGATGCTGGACCTTCGCCTTTCAGGCCGCACCCTACTCTATGCAGCTATCCTTCTGCGTATGAAGTCCACCGGAATTGTCCAGGAAGAAGAGGAAGAGGAATGTTTCGATATGTTCGATGATGAACTGGACCTCTATGAGGTGGATGAATATCCTATCCCAAAACTCCCTATAAGGCGCAGGGCCACACGTCCTGTCACCCTTCAGGAACTCATAGTCGAACTGCGCAAGGCCGAGAAGGTCGAGACCAGGAGAAAGGACCGTAAGACACATCGTAAGCTGGAAGAAAGGTCTGCGGTAACCACCGATGAGGTTCTTGGTATCGCTCACGAGGAGGATATACTGGGACGTGTCAGGGATATGGATGAGATGCTTACGGAATCCTTCAGAGAGAATGAATGTATTATGCTTTCCGACCTGATGACCGATGACAGGTCAGAGAATATCATGACGTATGTATCATTACTTTTCCTTGCAACAGATAAGAAGGTCTGGCTCACGCAGAAGGAGCTTTTCGGTGAACTGTATGTCTATCCGGCAGAGCATGATATAAGGGCAGTATGA
- the scpB gene encoding SMC-Scp complex subunit ScpB, which translates to MSDNIDNNVSDREVIEAALFAAGGAIDAATLAKLTGMKKKQVIPIALGIVEEYASRETGIEVIDLGERYVMQVKPKYTDMVRPFAPKELSAPMLRTLSMIAYHQPLIQSDLVDMRGNSAYDHIRELKERGFVEALPHGRTKILQTTSLFADYFGLESNDPELVKKKIVELSRLQSGQSGLNKWLGRRFIGVTPMYRSLMDLCGIREYRVINAYDPTEEELDELEDVYKLVISKGYAEKVSKYYDGEIIEVSSTTFDDIIDSIRLLENVGDTEKAESSIELIADLKERYASKALVISKKVRPATDMVARIVSDLRLGVSSTGIVIAPDYGTSTDGVEVSEGADILVPTHKNLDGDLLDRVCSKYDAVIDGLRNFEDS; encoded by the coding sequence GTGAGCGACAATATCGATAATAATGTAAGTGACAGGGAGGTTATCGAAGCAGCACTTTTCGCTGCTGGTGGTGCGATCGATGCGGCAACCCTGGCAAAGCTTACGGGCATGAAGAAGAAACAGGTCATTCCTATAGCCCTTGGTATAGTTGAAGAGTACGCTTCAAGGGAGACAGGTATCGAGGTGATCGACCTTGGTGAACGATATGTGATGCAGGTCAAGCCCAAGTACACCGATATGGTCAGACCTTTCGCTCCAAAGGAATTGAGTGCACCGATGTTGCGCACTCTTTCCATGATAGCATATCATCAGCCTCTTATCCAGTCCGATCTTGTGGATATGAGGGGCAACTCAGCCTATGATCACATAAGGGAACTGAAGGAAAGGGGTTTTGTTGAGGCTCTGCCCCATGGAAGGACCAAGATCCTTCAAACCACTTCTCTATTTGCTGATTATTTCGGTCTGGAGTCAAATGATCCAGAACTTGTGAAGAAGAAGATCGTCGAGCTGTCACGTCTGCAGAGTGGGCAGAGCGGCCTCAACAAGTGGCTTGGCAGGAGGTTCATCGGTGTTACTCCTATGTACAGGTCCCTGATGGACCTGTGTGGTATAAGGGAATACAGGGTTATCAATGCCTATGATCCTACTGAGGAAGAACTTGATGAGCTTGAGGATGTTTACAAGCTTGTGATCTCTAAAGGTTATGCTGAGAAGGTAAGCAAGTATTATGACGGTGAGATAATCGAGGTGAGTTCCACAACATTCGATGATATCATAGATTCCATAAGGCTTCTTGAGAACGTGGGCGACACTGAGAAGGCGGAATCAAGTATCGAACTGATCGCGGACCTCAAAGAAAGGTACGCTTCAAAGGCACTTGTAATAAGTAAGAAGGTTCGTCCTGCAACAGATATGGTTGCGCGCATTGTCAGTGACCTGCGTCTGGGTGTGTCCTCTACAGGTATTGTGATAGCTCCTGATTACGGCACATCGACTGACGGGGTAGAGGTTTCGGAAGGCGCTGACATCCTGGTCCCAACTCACAAGAACCTTGATGGTGACCTTCTGGACCGGGTCTGCAGCAAATATGATGCTGTAATAGACGGACTCAGGAATTTTGAGGATAGCTGA
- a CDS encoding TATA-box-binding protein: MSDYNIKIENVVASTKLAEEFDLTKIEAEFEGAEYNKQKFPGLVYRVSDPKAAFLVFTSGKVVCTGAKNVDDVHTVIGNMAKKLNGIGIKTIENPEITVQNIVASADLQAVLNLNAIAIGLGLENIEYEPEQFPGLVYRIDDPKVVVLIFSSGKLVVTGGKSPENCEQGVEVVRQQLDSMGLL; the protein is encoded by the coding sequence ATGTCAGATTACAACATCAAAATTGAAAATGTGGTCGCATCTACCAAGCTTGCAGAGGAGTTCGATCTTACAAAGATAGAAGCTGAATTCGAGGGTGCTGAATATAACAAGCAGAAGTTCCCCGGACTTGTATATCGTGTCTCTGACCCAAAAGCAGCATTCCTTGTCTTCACATCCGGTAAGGTAGTATGTACCGGTGCAAAGAATGTGGATGATGTTCACACTGTCATAGGTAACATGGCAAAGAAGCTCAACGGTATCGGTATTAAGACCATCGAGAACCCTGAGATCACCGTACAGAACATCGTGGCATCAGCTGATCTTCAGGCAGTACTGAACCTCAATGCTATTGCTATCGGACTTGGTCTTGAGAACATCGAATATGAGCCGGAGCAGTTCCCTGGTCTTGTTTACCGTATCGATGACCCAAAGGTCGTTGTTCTTATCTTCAGTTCAGGAAAGCTTGTGGTCACCGGCGGAAAATCCCCTGAGAACTGTGAGCAGGGTGTTGAGGTCGTAAGACAACAGCTCGACAGCATGGGTCTGCTTTAA
- the aglJ gene encoding S-layer glycoprotein N-glycosyltransferase AglJ has translation MTNDNVCILLPTLNEEATVGQVIRDFRSEGFDNIMVIDGNSKDRTREIAEAEGARVVVQTGKGKGQAIKQAFDLIEEDYVVMADGDGTNLAKDVHAVLGPVLEGKADHVMGNRLVDYEKGAFTRLNLIGNKLINKMFGMAYGVWLDDILTGYRAFNRKAIKSFELKKMGFEVESEITIESVKKDLRIEEVPTTYLARHSEGATKLNPLKDGWRIGSTIYKMARLHNPMFYFGIIGGAFILAGLFTGTYVVVEWFHGVTRIPMTILTALLIIAGFQMFVFGMLSDLVVALHRENMRILRKIDESKKE, from the coding sequence ATGACTAATGATAATGTCTGTATTCTGTTGCCCACTCTTAATGAAGAGGCTACCGTAGGTCAGGTCATCAGGGACTTCCGTTCAGAGGGCTTTGACAATATAATGGTCATAGACGGCAACAGCAAGGACAGGACACGCGAGATAGCCGAGGCTGAAGGTGCAAGGGTAGTGGTCCAGACCGGGAAGGGCAAAGGGCAGGCAATAAAGCAGGCCTTTGATCTTATCGAAGAGGACTATGTCGTCATGGCAGACGGCGACGGCACCAATCTTGCAAAGGATGTCCATGCGGTGCTTGGCCCTGTACTGGAAGGAAAGGCCGACCATGTGATGGGGAACAGGCTGGTGGACTATGAGAAGGGAGCATTTACCAGGCTCAACCTGATAGGGAACAAGCTGATCAACAAGATGTTCGGAATGGCCTATGGTGTCTGGCTCGATGATATTCTCACAGGCTATCGTGCTTTCAACAGAAAAGCGATAAAGTCGTTCGAACTGAAAAAGATGGGATTCGAGGTTGAGTCTGAGATCACAATTGAAAGTGTGAAGAAGGACCTGCGTATCGAGGAAGTCCCGACAACCTATCTGGCAAGACATTCGGAAGGTGCCACCAAGCTGAATCCGCTCAAGGATGGATGGAGGATCGGTTCTACCATTTACAAGATGGCCAGACTTCACAATCCCATGTTCTATTTTGGCATCATTGGCGGAGCTTTCATCCTGGCGGGTCTGTTTACCGGTACATATGTGGTTGTTGAGTGGTTCCATGGTGTCACACGTATCCCCATGACGATCCTCACTGCACTACTGATCATTGCAGGTTTCCAGATGTTCGTTTTTGGTATGCTGAGTGATCTGGTGGTAGCTCTTCACAGGGAGAACATGCGCATTTTAAGGAAGATCGATGAAAGTAAGAAGGAATGA
- the thiC gene encoding phosphomethylpyrimidine synthase ThiC, with product MTIVTDAKNGKITEEMKIVAQNEGKDPEFIRRGIAAGRIVIPMTPYRDIKICGIGEGLTTKVNASIGASSDIVDLDMEVKKAQAAEAAGADTLMELGTGGDFLGIRKAVCDSISLPVGSVPLYQAFITAAKRDGSIVHMTEDDLWYATEEQAKLGTNFMAIHTGINNIVLDRLKSHGRYGGLCSRGGAFMSTWMLHNEKENPLYADFDYLCEILKEHEVTLSTGNGMRAGAVHDATDRAQVQELIINSECAEKAHDKYDLQVIVEGPGHVPLDQVEMNVKLMKAMSNRKPFYMLGPLVSDIGAGRDHIVTAIGASASAAAGCDFLCYVTPAEHLALPNLEDVVEGVKTSKIAAHVGDMVKYPDTARDVDLAMGRARAKLDWEEQYKYALDPELARATRDSRSPGDEDACTMCGDFCALKIVNANYDLCK from the coding sequence ATGACAATAGTTACAGATGCAAAAAATGGTAAGATCACAGAAGAGATGAAGATCGTTGCCCAGAACGAAGGTAAAGACCCTGAATTCATCAGACGTGGTATCGCAGCAGGAAGAATTGTAATCCCAATGACCCCATACAGGGACATCAAGATATGTGGTATTGGTGAAGGCTTAACCACAAAGGTTAATGCATCCATCGGTGCATCATCAGACATTGTTGACCTTGACATGGAAGTAAAGAAAGCACAGGCTGCTGAAGCCGCTGGTGCAGACACACTTATGGAGCTCGGTACAGGTGGAGACTTCCTTGGTATCAGGAAAGCAGTCTGTGACTCAATTTCCCTTCCAGTAGGTTCAGTACCACTCTATCAGGCATTCATCACCGCAGCAAAGAGAGACGGTTCCATTGTCCACATGACAGAGGACGACCTCTGGTATGCAACCGAGGAGCAGGCAAAGCTCGGTACAAACTTCATGGCTATCCACACAGGTATCAACAACATTGTCCTTGACAGGTTGAAGTCACACGGCAGATACGGTGGTCTCTGTTCCCGTGGCGGTGCATTCATGAGCACATGGATGCTGCACAACGAGAAGGAAAACCCACTTTACGCAGACTTTGACTACCTCTGTGAGATCCTCAAGGAACACGAAGTCACCCTTTCAACAGGTAACGGAATGCGCGCAGGAGCGGTCCACGACGCAACCGACAGGGCACAGGTCCAGGAGCTCATCATCAACTCCGAGTGCGCAGAGAAAGCACACGACAAATACGACCTTCAGGTAATCGTAGAAGGACCAGGTCACGTACCACTTGATCAGGTAGAGATGAATGTCAAGCTCATGAAGGCAATGAGCAACAGAAAACCATTCTACATGCTCGGTCCACTGGTATCAGACATCGGTGCAGGCCGTGACCACATCGTAACAGCGATCGGTGCATCAGCTTCCGCAGCAGCAGGCTGTGACTTCCTCTGTTACGTAACACCAGCAGAACACCTTGCACTTCCAAACCTTGAAGATGTTGTTGAAGGTGTCAAGACATCAAAGATTGCAGCACACGTCGGTGACATGGTCAAATACCCGGACACAGCTCGTGATGTTGACCTCGCAATGGGCAGAGCACGCGCAAAACTTGACTGGGAGGAACAGTACAAGTACGCACTCGACCCAGAACTTGCAAGAGCAACCAGGGACAGCAGATCACCAGGCGACGAAGACGCATGTACCATGTGCGGTGACTTCTGCGCTCTTAAGATCGTTAACGCAAACTACGACCTTTGCAAGTAA
- a CDS encoding iron-containing alcohol dehydrogenase, translating to MATLDADRAIDVIHGTLPIRKFSAPEIIMGDGSRNLVGQYVLSLSGKNVFLVSDPGIFKAGWAGEVIGELESSGINVVVYDGVSPNPKSSEVMRGAEVYEEAGCDLIVSVGGGSSMDCGKAIGAVVSNQCDVLELEGIDEVVMPAPPFICIPTTAGSSADVSQFAIINDEQKKRKFAIISKTMIADLALVDPETTVTMDPELTATTGIDALSHAFEAYVSNASSVITDMYALEAVKLVAEYLPKAYGEPDNLMFRDKVMLGSMYAGLAFSNASLGLVHAMAHSLGGYNDSPHGECNAQLLEHVVAFNYSHAEAKYRDLEAAMSGKVPSKNSGPDGLIRELRNMTSELDIVPGLCHMGVKEDDLEYLSENAYVDPCLATNPCPATKKDIERIYHESL from the coding sequence ATGGCCACGTTAGACGCTGATAGAGCAATTGATGTTATTCATGGAACTCTTCCTATTCGGAAATTCTCAGCACCTGAGATAATAATGGGCGATGGCTCCCGGAATCTCGTAGGCCAGTATGTTCTCAGTCTGTCTGGAAAAAATGTATTTCTTGTCAGTGACCCCGGTATTTTTAAGGCAGGTTGGGCCGGAGAGGTTATAGGCGAGTTGGAATCTTCAGGTATCAATGTCGTGGTCTATGATGGCGTATCTCCAAACCCGAAGTCCTCGGAAGTAATGCGGGGTGCGGAGGTTTATGAGGAGGCAGGTTGTGACCTGATAGTTTCTGTGGGGGGTGGTAGTTCCATGGACTGTGGTAAGGCTATAGGTGCTGTAGTCTCCAATCAGTGTGATGTTCTGGAACTGGAAGGGATCGATGAGGTGGTAATGCCTGCTCCTCCTTTCATATGTATACCTACGACCGCAGGTTCTTCTGCTGACGTGTCCCAATTCGCTATTATCAATGACGAACAGAAGAAACGTAAGTTTGCCATAATCAGTAAGACTATGATCGCGGACCTGGCACTCGTCGATCCGGAAACCACAGTCACTATGGATCCTGAACTGACCGCAACAACAGGAATAGATGCCCTTAGTCATGCTTTTGAGGCATATGTTTCAAATGCATCTTCTGTAATTACCGATATGTATGCTCTGGAGGCTGTTAAACTGGTAGCAGAATATCTTCCAAAAGCATATGGTGAACCTGACAACCTAATGTTCAGGGATAAGGTTATGCTTGGAAGTATGTATGCAGGTCTGGCATTCTCCAACGCCAGCTTGGGTCTGGTGCATGCTATGGCACATAGTCTTGGAGGTTACAATGATTCTCCTCATGGTGAATGTAATGCACAGCTCCTGGAACATGTGGTTGCCTTCAATTATTCTCATGCAGAGGCAAAATATAGGGATCTTGAAGCCGCTATGTCCGGTAAGGTGCCATCAAAGAACAGCGGTCCGGATGGTCTGATACGTGAACTGCGAAATATGACTTCCGAGCTGGATATAGTTCCGGGATTATGTCATATGGGTGTAAAAGAGGATGACCTTGAGTATCTAAGTGAGAATGCATATGTGGATCCATGTCTGGCAACCAATCCCTGTCCTGCAACAAAAAAGGATATAGAGAGAATCTATCATGAATCACTCTGA
- a CDS encoding PAS domain-containing sensor histidine kinase — protein sequence MNHSEDDDRQDIIRKKIIGLGDTSHRKSYYPQLKEQIRELNVTMRALRESEEKYRTYVTVSPYPILVLDHRGDFIDVNPAACKVTGYSREEMLQMNISDFILPARHENYLRSFKQLHDEGKLSGEFPFLNKGNGVFYMELHAVSIPDDRFLAICMDVTEKKRFQEDLLKAKITAENANRTKTEFLANMSHELRTPLNSIIGFSDMLLEGLTGEMNDKQSRYIRNISQSGKHLLSIINEILDISRIESGNMKLHKEDIHIDEVYEDIYSTFKNIADAKGLLLELSTDQKDRCVCADKAKLKQILFNLVSNAIKFTDSGGSVKVTADIKDGFVHISVTDTGIGIDMDDLGKIFTPFVQLDSSEARKYQGTGLGLALSKELIELHGGAIWVESEPGKGSIFTFTLPLCETCEFGLSNVQLK from the coding sequence ATGAATCACTCTGAAGACGATGACAGGCAGGATATTATTAGAAAGAAGATCATCGGACTGGGGGATACTTCCCATCGTAAAAGCTACTATCCCCAGCTAAAGGAACAGATACGTGAGCTTAATGTCACCATGCGTGCGTTGCGTGAGAGTGAAGAAAAGTACAGGACATATGTAACGGTCTCTCCTTATCCTATTCTTGTATTGGATCATCGCGGTGATTTCATTGATGTGAATCCGGCAGCTTGTAAGGTGACTGGTTATTCCAGAGAAGAGATGCTTCAGATGAATATTTCTGATTTCATACTTCCGGCAAGACATGAGAACTATCTGCGGTCATTTAAACAGCTACATGACGAAGGCAAGTTATCAGGGGAGTTCCCATTTCTAAATAAGGGTAATGGGGTATTCTACATGGAACTCCATGCTGTTTCTATTCCTGATGATCGTTTCCTTGCAATATGCATGGATGTAACTGAAAAGAAAAGGTTCCAGGAGGATCTCTTAAAGGCAAAGATAACTGCAGAGAATGCAAACCGTACTAAAACAGAGTTCCTTGCCAATATGAGCCATGAACTGCGGACCCCATTGAATTCAATAATTGGATTCTCGGATATGCTTCTTGAAGGGCTCACAGGAGAGATGAACGATAAGCAATCCCGTTACATAAGGAATATCTCCCAGAGTGGGAAACATTTACTGAGCATCATCAACGAGATACTGGATATTTCCAGGATCGAGTCCGGAAATATGAAATTACACAAAGAAGACATTCATATTGACGAGGTCTATGAGGATATTTATTCTACATTTAAGAATATTGCAGATGCTAAAGGTCTTCTTCTGGAATTGTCCACTGATCAGAAAGATAGGTGTGTATGTGCCGATAAGGCAAAGCTAAAACAGATACTTTTCAATCTTGTCAGCAATGCCATTAAATTCACTGATAGCGGTGGATCAGTTAAAGTGACTGCAGATATTAAAGATGGTTTTGTACATATCTCTGTAACTGATACGGGAATCGGCATTGATATGGATGATCTTGGGAAGATCTTTACTCCATTCGTGCAACTGGATTCTTCGGAAGCAAGAAAATATCAGGGTACCGGGCTTGGCCTGGCACTTTCAAAGGAGCTTATCGAGTTACATGGTGGGGCAATATGGGTTGAAAGTGAACCCGGGAAAGGAAGTATCTTCACTTTTACCCTGCCTTTGTGTGAAACCTGTGAATTCGGGTTATCGAATGTTCAGCTCAAATAA